TCACCATATCACGCACAAAACCTAAAATGCGTGAAATAAAGGTCATGCTACCCACATTGAGGGTTGCCTTAATCATGTTAGCCAAACTGTTATGTCCTGCAATCTAAGTCCTTTAAACCGTGTGAAGCGTTAACCCTTATTTGAAGTCTTTGCAATGATGAAAAATACAAGACTTTAAACTACTATTTTACGAAAAGTTGCTATTATTTACTTAGGCTTTAATTGATAATTTCCAATCATACCAAAACAAGGGTTACTACAATGAATGCAGCAGAGCTATTGGTCAAGTGCCTTGAAAACGAAGGAGTTGAATATATTTTTGGCATCCCTGGCGAAGAAAACCTCGACATTATGGACGCGCTCCTCGACAGCCCAATTGAGTTTATTCTTACGCGCCACGAACAAGGCGGCGCCTTCATGGCCGATGTCTATGGTCGCCTTACCGGTAAAGCCGGCGTCTGTTTATCAACCCTTGGTCCAGGCGCTACCAATCTAGTTACCGGTGTGGCTGACGCCAATATGGACCACGCCCCCGTAGTAGCGATAGCAGGTCAAGCGTCAACGAATCGTCTACATAAAGAAAGCCACCAGGTGCTTGATTTAGTCAACCTGTTTCAACCTATCACAAAATACAGCACCCAAATTCTAAGCCCAGATATTGTACCCGAGGTCGTGCGAAAAGCCTTCAAAGTGGCACAAATGGAAAAACCTGGCTGTTGCTTTATTGACTTCCCAGAAAACATCGCACCCATGACCGTTAATAAACAACCCTTAAAACCTCAAGCACCTAAAGCCCCTTTCCCCCATCCGGATAAAGTAGCCTTAGCCGCTGAAATTATTAGCAAAGCGCGCTACCCCATTATTTTAGCGGGTAACGGCATTGTCCGTAATAACGCTAACACGGCCCTTGCCACTTTTGCAGAAAGCCATCAAATCCCCGTTGCCAATACTTTTATGGCAAAAGGTGTTTTACCCTGCCGCCACCCTCTGGCACTGGGAACAATTGGTTTACAAGCCCGTGATTATATCGCATGCGGTATCGACCGTGCCGATGTGATTATTTGTGTTGGCTACGATATCGTCGAATATCACCCTCATTTGTGGAATCACTGCCCAGATTGCCACATTATCCATCTCGACTCTCAACCTGCCGAAGTTGACGAATTTTACAGCCTCGCTGTAGGGATCGTAGCCGATTTAAATGAAAGCCTAAACCAGCTTTCCAAACAGGTTGTGCGCCAAAACCAAACCGATGTGAGTCCAATCAAACGCTTAATTGACAACGAATTAAGCCAATTTGCAGCAGATAATCATTTTCCGGTTAAGCCACAAAAAGCGATCTATGATTTGCGCCAAGCTTTGGCAGATGAAGATATTGTCATTTGTGATGTAGGTGCCCATAAAATGTGGATGGCTCGACTCTATCCTGCTCAAGCACCGA
This Thiomicrospira cyclica ALM1 DNA region includes the following protein-coding sequences:
- a CDS encoding acetolactate synthase large subunit, whose protein sequence is MNAAELLVKCLENEGVEYIFGIPGEENLDIMDALLDSPIEFILTRHEQGGAFMADVYGRLTGKAGVCLSTLGPGATNLVTGVADANMDHAPVVAIAGQASTNRLHKESHQVLDLVNLFQPITKYSTQILSPDIVPEVVRKAFKVAQMEKPGCCFIDFPENIAPMTVNKQPLKPQAPKAPFPHPDKVALAAEIISKARYPIILAGNGIVRNNANTALATFAESHQIPVANTFMAKGVLPCRHPLALGTIGLQARDYIACGIDRADVIICVGYDIVEYHPHLWNHCPDCHIIHLDSQPAEVDEFYSLAVGIVADLNESLNQLSKQVVRQNQTDVSPIKRLIDNELSQFAADNHFPVKPQKAIYDLRQALADEDIVICDVGAHKMWMARLYPAQAPNTCIISNGFAAMGIALPGAMAAKLAHPDRKVVALTGDAGFLMNVQEIETAVRLKLNIVVLIWNDSGYGLIKWKQLNEFGRESHIAFNNPDFVKLADAFGATGLRVTADFSLEQALTKAIATDGVVIIDCPVDYSENLKLTERLGQMVCPT